Sequence from the Theropithecus gelada isolate Dixy chromosome 20, Tgel_1.0, whole genome shotgun sequence genome:
GACATCAAACAGTGTCCCCAGGGCAGGCGGGTGCTCCCAGAGCAATGCAGCTACAGGGTCTGCATGGGGGTTGGGGGGCACTTGGCCCCACTCACCCTAAACACAAAGCATTCTCCGGTCCCAAAGAAGCCCAGTTTGCCTCCAAACTTATTTCTCTCACTCCAGTCTGTGGACAGGTAAGCACCACATACCTGGGGGAAAGGTCTGGGTGAGGCTGTGCCCACAGGCCCCCAGGAGCGTCCCTGTGCTCCAGCCTACTCCAGCCCCACCAAGTCACAGGTGGGGGTGCAGGCATTGCcgtctcccacccccaccccagggcaGGGGTTGTGTAGGCAAGGCAGCGTGCGTGCACCCTGCCCCTGGCTTGGGGCTGGCAATAAGGGTGGGCGGGGGCTGTGTTGGGGATAGTCTTATTTCCCCTTGTGACCCTGAGCGTGGGATGAGCCCCATGTGCTGGCCACACCCACGCTGTAACTCTGGCTCCAGCCCAGGAGGCCTAGGCTCCGGAGCCCATCAGAGCCAGCCCTGGCTCCCGCGTCCGTGCTCACCTCCTTCTGTGTGGTCTTGATGAGCAAGAGGGTAGGCTCATGTCCTTCACACTGGAAGTAGAACCTGGCGTAGAGACACGCATGCCAGCTGTCACCCTGCACACCCTCCCAGCTGcctcctgcagcctccactggccCCGGCTGTCTTGGGGTGGAAGACCTGGGAACTGTGCTTCCTTCTCTCTGGGTCCCGACAACACCCTCACCCAGGTGTTCTTCTCACCTGGCCCTTTTCTGCCATCCCCAGGACAGCCTGCCCTGGTGTGACTCAGGGGAGAGGTCTGCAGCGGAAGGCCCCAGTGCAGAGCCAAgcgccaggggctggggaagtaGGAACCAGAGGAACAGGTCCCCGCGGTGGGGAGGTTTGGCTCATCCTCGCAGCCCAGGCACGTGGGAGCCAAAGATGCCCGTGTCTGCCAATGTGGCGCCCAAAGCTTGGCTTGTGTCCTTGGCAGGGCCAGGAGAAGTGGCTCCAGCTATGCCAAAAAGCTTGAGGCGTTGTGAACCTGTGAACGGTGCCGGGTGGGGGCTGGACCAGCTCTGCCTACCTCACCTCCAGGTCATCCCAGGCCCAACCCAGAGCTCCCACGGCCACATGCTGTCCAAGGCTGGAGGGAGGCTCCCTGGCTGCACCTGGCAGCGCCACCCTGGAGGGCAGCAGGCCTGGGGTCCCTGACAGAGCACCATGTGGATGACAGGGTGGGGAGCGAGCACAGCCGGGACCTGCCACGCACATGGTCCCCCAACCAAGACAATGCTGTGAGCTCCGAGGTGGGGATTCTGCCTCCCACGTCTTCATGACACCTGCACAGCCCCAAGCTATGGCATGCCTGGCCATGACTCCCAAAGTCTGGGTGGCCTGGGGAGGGCAGAAGCCCAGAAAAGGACCCTGATTCTTAGGCCCCACAGGAAGAAGCAGGGCCTCACCAGGTGCCCAGGTTTGAGGCCCATTTCCAGCCTCTGTGGGCAGGACATGTGGCTGGGCAGCTCTGCCGCCCGCTCTGGCCCCTTGGGGTGTTACCTGGCCAGGCTGTACCCATGCTGCAGGGAGGAGAACAGCAGGAGGGGCTGGCACAGGGCAAAGCGCTCGGGGACCCAGGACCAGATGTCTCTCATCTCCCTCACGCTGACGATCTCTGAGCGGAAGTTCTCTGCATGGACGGCCAAGTGTACAAACTGCCTGAGGGGAGCAAGCAGGGGTCAGAGCCCGAAGCCACGTCCGGGGTCAGGCCATGTCTCCCAAGGTATGCCCCAGAGCCTCTTTGGAACTAAGCCCAGAGGGAACTTCTTGCCTGCTTGCCCCGGTTTAGGGCCGGGTTCTAGGTGCCCAACAGGGAGAAAGTTCCCAGGAGCCCCACCTCCCACCCGTTACAGAAGGGAGAGTGCCCAGCTTGGATGGGGACAATGCACCTTTTCTCTAAGAAATCAGGACAGAGAATGACTGCTCTGGCAAGACAAGGCTTCGGGGTGAGCCAAGCACCAGGAGATAGCATGACAGAGGCAgacaggcagggaggcaggcagacGCACAGACAGAAGGCGCCTGAGCAGCAGTCCGGCTCAGAGGCAGCACTGCCGAAGCCGGCCCGCGAGAGCAGCCCTGGGACCCAGAGCATCAGCTGGCCTAGAGTCAGCCTGGTGGAAAAACAGAGGCCAGGTGTGCGGATGCAGTTTCAGACCTACCTTTTAGAAAGTGACACACTGAAAAACAGGAGAAAGCAACGGacatggagaagaaaaataaaacagacaaggAGAAGTTAGTGTGAGTACCGATCCCCCGACAGGCCTTTGCTGGCCCAGAAGAAAGAGGACTGCACGTCAACAGACCGCAGCGTGGCACCACCACAGCGCCGGCTGCCAAATGCACATAGGACACCATGAACCCCTGACCCTGCTCCCCTGGGGCTGTGCTCCAGGCAGGGAGGCCACGCCCAGCAACCACAGCAGAGACCAGCCATGGAGCCCAGAGCTGGAGGGGTGGAGCAGGGGCTGCCCTGAAATAACCCTGGGAGTGGGCCTGGCCTCCCACGATGCCTTCTGACCCCGTGGCCAGCATCAGCTTTCATCTCAGCCGTGGGCCTGGTCCCAGAGGATAGGAACCGATGTCCCTCGTCTGCGGCTGTAACTGGGAAGATCCTTCCTGTTTCAGTGTCTTTCCAGCCATGCACAGATGGGTGGGTGGACCATGGGCAGAGGCCGCCTGGAGGCCAGCAGGATAAGCTCATGCCGGACAcgtcctgccccagccccctACCCTGGGCGTGCCCCTCACTGGCTGCCGGGGACCTACCTCTTCTGCTTCACAGTGATGCCCTTCTGCTTCAGGGCTTTCTCGTTGGCCATCTGCAGGAGCTGGATCTCCTTGCGGGAGAAGAGGCGGATGGCGAACGCTTTCTCCAGCAGCTTCTCCGGGGACACTGTCTTGGCGATGTCTTTGACGAACGTGCGGATGTCCTGCTTCACACTGTCCGACTCCAGGGGCTGCCCGGCCCTCACCTTGTGGAAGAACTTGAGGATGGCCAGCGCCACGCGGTACAGCACCTTGTAGCCCTCCACCAGAAAGACGTCAAAGACCCGGGCGAAGTAGCAGAGGGGCAGCTCCCCAAACAGCCAGCGCTGCCAGTCCGCATAGACCTGCAGGACGTCCTCTGACACAGCCACCATCAGCTTGTGGGCCGCCTGGCAGTACTTGTTCACCAGGTCCCCAAACGTCATGCAGGACGACTCAAAGGCCAGGAAGCTCTGGTCGATCAGCCTCCTGCCGGGGTCGTTGCAGGCCAGGATGCGGCAGGCCTTCTCGAAGCACTCGGCTTCGTCAATGCTGTAGTGCAGCAGCAGGGCCACCACGGCCGGCAGGGCGGGGCAGAAGGAGATGTCGGGGAACTGGTTGGCGATGCACAGGAGGATCTTGCGCACGGCCCCCTCACCGCGCGCATTCAGGCAGTAGCTGGGCACCTGCGTGTTGTCCACGAACTCGGGCAGCGGCAGGTAGCTGCTGCTGTGCTTGCCCACGATCTTGCCCACGATGTCGCTGTACACACTGGCGTCGGGCGTGACTGTGCGGCAGGGAATGTCCCGGATCAGGCGTTGGTACACCTTTCCCCGCAGGGCGTGGCTTTGGGCCCAGTAGCCCTGGCGCGCCAGCTGCTTCAGTTCCTGCAGTTCAGTGCAGCTCAGCTCCTTGGGCCCCAGGTCCTGGATGGCAGCGTCCATCTTGTCTCTGTCCACGAAGCAGTTGTATCCTGGAGAGTCCATAGCGCCACTGTGCTAGGGAGGAAGCCCTGGGCTGCAGGGAGGGGAGGACAGAGCGGCTAAATCCTCCAGCCCCCTTTCTGAGGGTTTTCAGCAAACCTGTCTGCCATCTCACACTCTGCAggattaaaaaaaacattttttgcatctgtgtttgaAGGTTCACATTTcaaagaatgtattttttcaaatgtggtgttcttttcttttcttttcttttttttttttttgagacggagtcccgctctgttgcccaggctggagtgcagtggcgcgatctcggctcactgcaagctccgcctcccgggttcacgccattctcctgcctcagcctcctgagtaacggggactacaggcgcccgccacctcgcccgcctaatttttgtatttttagtagagacggggtttcactgtggtagccaggatggtctcaatctcctaacctcatgatccgcctgcctcagcctcccaaagtgctgggattacaggcgtgagccaccgcgcccggcctgttttcttttcttttgagacagggtctcactctatggcccaggttggagggtggtgcagtggcatgaccttgctCTCTGCAGCTTTGAATGGCTTgaacaatcttcctgcctcagcctcccgagtagctgggacgacaggtgtccaccaccgtgcccagctaatttttttttttttttttttttgaggtggagtctcaccctgtcacccaggctggcatacagtgtcaggatctccactcactgcaacctctgagcccctggttcaagcgattctcctgactcagccttctgagtagctgggactataggcatgtaccaccatgcctggctaattgttttgtatttttagtagagacagggtttcaccatgttggccaggctggtctcaaactcctgacctcgtgatctgcccaccttggcctcccaaagtgtgggattacagacgaGAGGCACTgccctggcctaattttttatttttttgtagagatggggtctcactatgccctccaggctggtcttgaact
This genomic interval carries:
- the TBC1D24 gene encoding TBC1 domain family member 24 isoform X1; amino-acid sequence: MDSPGYNCFVDRDKMDAAIQDLGPKELSCTELQELKQLARQGYWAQSHALRGKVYQRLIRDIPCRTVTPDASVYSDIVGKIVGKHSSSYLPLPEFVDNTQVPSYCLNARGEGAVRKILLCIANQFPDISFCPALPAVVALLLHYSIDEAECFEKACRILACNDPGRRLIDQSFLAFESSCMTFGDLVNKYCQAAHKLMVAVSEDVLQVYADWQRWLFGELPLCYFARVFDVFLVEGYKVLYRVALAILKFFHKVRAGQPLESDSVKQDIRTFVKDIAKTVSPEKLLEKAFAIRLFSRKEIQLLQMANEKALKQKGITVKQKSVSLSKRQFVHLAVHAENFRSEIVSVREMRDIWSWVPERFALCQPLLLFSSLQHGYSLARFYFQCEGHEPTLLLIKTTQKEVCGAYLSTDWSERNKFGGKLGFFGTGECFVFRLQPEVQRYEWVVIKHPELTKPPPLMAAEPTAPLSHSASSDPADRLSPFLAARHFNLPSKTESMFMAGGSDCLIVGGGGGQALYIDGDLNRGRTSHCDTFNNQPLCSENFLIAAVEAWGFQDPDTQ
- the TBC1D24 gene encoding TBC1 domain family member 24 isoform X2; the protein is MDSPGYNCFVDRDKMDAAIQDLGPKELSCTELQELKQLARQGYWAQSHALRGKVYQRLIRDIPCRTVTPDASVYSDIVGKIVGKHSSSYLPLPEFVDNTQVPSYCLNARGEGAVRKILLCIANQFPDISFCPALPAVVALLLHYSIDEAECFEKACRILACNDPGRRLIDQSFLAFESSCMTFGDLVNKYCQAAHKLMVAVSEDVLQVYADWQRWLFGELPLCYFARVFDVFLVEGYKVLYRVALAILKFFHKVRAGQPLESDSVKQDIRTFVKDIAKTVSPEKLLEKAFAIRLFSRKEIQLLQMANEKALKQKGITVKQKRQFVHLAVHAENFRSEIVSVREMRDIWSWVPERFALCQPLLLFSSLQHGYSLARFYFQCEGHEPTLLLIKTTQKEVCGAYLSTDWSERNKFGGKLGFFGTGECFVFRLQPEVQRYEWVVIKHPELTKPPPLMAAEPTAPLSHSASSDPADRLSPFLAARHFNLPSKTESMFMAGGSDCLIVGGGGGQALYIDGDLNRGRTSHCDTFNNQPLCSENFLIAAVEAWGFQDPDTQ